A stretch of the Prochlorococcus marinus str. MIT 0918 genome encodes the following:
- a CDS encoding Fur family transcriptional regulator → MNKFHSEITKRQQRLLEELKKCDDELSGQDLHRQLYKSDNAMGLTTVYRNLQVLVKQGLVRSRHLPTGEVLYAPVERDIHHLTCVNCGETTRLNSCPVKPINLPNKKSKDFELLFHTLEFFGLCQNCIKPDNA, encoded by the coding sequence ATGAATAAATTCCACTCTGAAATTACCAAACGTCAACAACGGTTGCTTGAAGAGCTAAAAAAATGTGACGACGAATTGAGCGGTCAAGATTTACATAGACAATTGTACAAAAGTGATAATGCCATGGGCTTAACCACCGTATACAGAAATTTGCAAGTACTTGTAAAGCAAGGATTGGTTCGTTCTAGACATCTTCCAACAGGCGAAGTTCTCTATGCCCCTGTAGAAAGAGATATCCATCATTTAACTTGTGTTAATTGTGGAGAAACCACGCGTTTGAATAGTTGCCCAGTAAAGCCAATCAATTTACCCAATAAAAAATCTAAAGATTTTGAACTCCTGTTTCATACTCTTGAGTTCTTTGGTCTTTGTCAGAATTGTATTAAGCCAGATAATGCTTAA
- a CDS encoding metal ABC transporter permease — protein MSFINTNWWIIPLLITIFSGVLCPAMGTVLITHKRLLQVNLISHCVLPGLALALSLGVDPSIGGVISGLIGALIAESLTNKKNQNYEAVMNTILAGSLGLGVLLIPLLGIRIDLEAVLFGDLLTSNFGDLLRNLIAASIFSCLMIFGYDKLVHVGLDPEGAAANGINVSFLNLALGATTALVIVSSMAAVGVILVIALLSTPTLLGLQQAPALWIAMVRSSMIGLLISLLGFLLAIVLNVSPGPLISVICVFSLFFLQNKK, from the coding sequence ATGTCTTTTATAAATACAAATTGGTGGATAATTCCCCTTTTGATAACAATCTTCTCTGGGGTGCTTTGCCCCGCTATGGGCACTGTCTTAATTACTCATAAGCGTCTTCTACAAGTCAATCTAATTTCTCATTGTGTACTGCCAGGATTGGCTTTGGCACTATCTCTTGGCGTTGATCCTTCTATTGGAGGAGTCATAAGTGGTCTGATAGGAGCTCTTATTGCAGAAAGCTTGACCAATAAAAAAAATCAAAATTATGAAGCAGTAATGAATACAATTCTTGCAGGATCACTTGGGCTTGGTGTTCTTCTTATTCCTTTACTTGGTATCAGAATTGATTTAGAAGCTGTTTTGTTTGGCGATTTACTTACTTCAAACTTTGGAGATTTATTAAGAAACCTTATTGCAGCTTCGATATTTAGTTGCCTGATGATTTTTGGTTACGACAAACTTGTTCATGTTGGATTAGACCCTGAAGGCGCCGCTGCTAATGGTATAAATGTGTCTTTTTTGAATTTAGCTCTTGGTGCTACAACTGCTCTTGTCATAGTTAGTTCAATGGCCGCAGTTGGGGTCATTCTTGTAATTGCTTTATTATCTACTCCAACTTTATTGGGATTACAGCAAGCTCCAGCACTATGGATTGCCATGGTTCGTTCTTCAATGATTGGACTTTTAATATCACTTTTAGGCTTTTTGCTAGCGATTGTTTTGAATGTGTCTCCAGGACCTCTGATAAGCGTTATTTGTGTTTTCTCCTTATTCTTTCTACAAAATAAAAAATAG
- a CDS encoding GNAT family N-acetyltransferase: MAKTLSLLPCELDDKWDDYINSSPDLSIYSNKIFLENIKEKLGLYACYKGKELRAVVILVEDENSKNAILNDYLIYSGICFGPPTNNQTRSQQLSERHEITVFIIKELANIYDSFKFRLSPSVKDIRPFQWHNYGMSSNRCLIDVRYTSYVNISDMKDTNSLDSINTYKNSSNSRRQQIRYAIRDKIKTKIYNDIEMFIDFYRSNLTRQSVILDPSFYTNLATLIDRLMSNNKAKMYLSSNTLGEPSSIAIFGIDKLRAHYLYGASNPELKLVTGGTAVLWDGFYDLARQGIKEVDLEGVNSPKRGWFKLSFGGSLVPYYSIEYPNKTLS, translated from the coding sequence GTGGCAAAGACTCTAAGCTTATTGCCATGCGAACTAGATGATAAATGGGATGATTATATAAACTCTTCACCAGATTTATCTATATATAGCAATAAAATATTTTTAGAAAATATTAAAGAGAAACTAGGTCTTTATGCATGCTATAAAGGCAAGGAATTAAGAGCTGTAGTTATTCTAGTTGAGGATGAAAATAGCAAGAATGCAATATTAAATGATTATCTTATTTACAGTGGAATTTGCTTTGGTCCTCCAACAAATAATCAAACACGCTCTCAGCAATTATCTGAAAGGCATGAGATAACTGTATTCATAATAAAAGAATTGGCTAATATATATGATTCATTTAAATTTCGGCTTTCGCCAAGTGTAAAAGACATAAGACCTTTTCAATGGCATAATTATGGGATGAGTTCTAACAGATGTTTAATAGATGTTAGATACACTTCATATGTAAATATATCTGACATGAAAGATACAAATTCTTTAGATTCTATAAATACTTATAAGAATTCATCTAATAGCAGAAGGCAACAGATAAGATATGCCATTCGGGATAAAATCAAAACAAAGATTTATAATGATATTGAAATGTTCATTGATTTCTATAGATCTAACTTAACTAGACAGTCTGTAATTTTAGATCCTTCATTCTACACTAATTTAGCTACTCTAATAGATCGTCTTATGTCTAATAATAAGGCAAAGATGTATTTATCGAGTAATACTTTGGGAGAGCCAAGTAGTATTGCAATTTTTGGAATAGATAAACTTAGAGCTCATTACTTATATGGAGCAAGTAATCCTGAATTAAAATTAGTTACTGGAGGGACTGCCGTCTTATGGGATGGTTTCTATGATTTGGCAAGGCAAGGTATAAAAGAAGTTGACTTAGAGGGAGTTAATAGTCCAAAAAGAGGTTGGTTTAAACTTAGTTTTGGAGGATCTTTAGTTCCGTATTATTCTATTGAATACCCAAATAAAACTCTTTCATAA
- a CDS encoding ABC transporter ATP-binding protein: MTSLIAENLTFSYSVHSQAVLHNVSIELNPGTLTALVGPNGAGKSSLLRLLQGQSKPSKGYISIGGKPLIEAREQIALMPQRSSINWNFPMTVEGLVSLGKVNHLKSTCCELEAALQRVGISDLANRRLDSLSGGQQQRALLAKTLITPAKIFLLDEPCSALDPFARKKFLRIIRQLADTGATLFVSSHDWGKSLNAYDKVVALDKTVLAFGTPQEVEEKLDSFTSMGNHCCG, translated from the coding sequence ATGACCAGCTTGATTGCTGAAAATTTGACATTTTCCTATTCAGTGCATAGTCAGGCTGTTTTGCATAATGTTTCTATTGAACTTAACCCGGGAACTTTAACTGCACTTGTTGGCCCAAATGGTGCTGGAAAATCTTCGTTGTTACGTCTACTTCAAGGTCAAAGTAAGCCAAGTAAAGGCTATATCAGTATCGGTGGTAAACCGTTAATTGAGGCAAGAGAACAAATTGCTTTGATGCCTCAAAGAAGTTCTATTAACTGGAACTTTCCAATGACCGTTGAAGGATTAGTTTCTTTAGGAAAAGTGAATCATTTAAAGTCAACATGCTGTGAATTAGAAGCTGCGCTACAACGAGTTGGAATATCTGATTTAGCAAATAGAAGACTTGATTCATTATCTGGGGGTCAACAGCAAAGAGCATTGCTTGCGAAAACATTAATAACACCAGCAAAAATATTTCTTCTTGATGAACCTTGCTCAGCCTTAGATCCATTTGCAAGAAAAAAATTTTTGAGGATTATTCGTCAGTTAGCTGATACTGGAGCAACACTTTTTGTTAGCAGTCATGATTGGGGCAAATCCTTAAATGCTTATGATAAAGTTGTAGCCCTTGATAAGACTGTCTTAGCTTTTGGTACCCCTCAAGAAGTAGAAGAAAAACTCGATTCGTTTACCTCTATGGGCAACCATTGCTGCGGATAA
- a CDS encoding DUF1651 domain-containing protein yields MIPEGWLIDPKRKWLLLFRKDPASLQRLPKVFMDKWESTSLGSPSTFKNRRKVDLTPAIETWNELIDNGWIQVEFNDDLVA; encoded by the coding sequence ATGATTCCAGAAGGATGGTTAATTGACCCAAAAAGGAAATGGTTATTGCTGTTTCGTAAAGATCCAGCTAGCTTGCAGCGTTTACCAAAAGTCTTTATGGACAAATGGGAATCAACGTCATTAGGGTCACCGTCTACGTTCAAGAATCGAAGAAAAGTTGATTTGACCCCAGCAATAGAAACGTGGAATGAGTTAATTGATAATGGTTGGATTCAAGTTGAATTTAATGATGATTTAGTAGCTTAG
- a CDS encoding DUF3303 domain-containing protein — MLYIQHWKFKTGYHEKAAKKFLSTQAPYPRANMLGRYHGPGSLEGWILVETDDPTALYEHVADWGEFMEWKTTPVFTDEQAGPLVAKVYG, encoded by the coding sequence ATGCTTTACATTCAACACTGGAAATTTAAGACTGGATATCACGAGAAAGCTGCAAAAAAGTTTCTCTCTACTCAAGCTCCATACCCTAGGGCAAATATGTTGGGTCGTTATCATGGGCCTGGATCTTTAGAAGGTTGGATATTAGTGGAAACTGACGATCCAACAGCTTTGTATGAGCATGTAGCTGATTGGGGTGAATTTATGGAGTGGAAGACAACTCCGGTATTTACAGATGAACAAGCTGGACCTCTTGTAGCAAAAGTCTATGGCTAG
- a CDS encoding inward rectifier potassium channel, with product MTLELTDLVKDFVATQLLSKVELDFLEAELWDTFQHIREITTLSIAPSNISESLNLENGASWSLCCAAVLDATRPLDEPRVNKLSNLIKEYSIK from the coding sequence ATGACTCTTGAACTAACAGACTTAGTAAAAGATTTTGTAGCAACACAGCTTCTTTCAAAAGTCGAACTCGATTTCTTAGAAGCTGAGCTATGGGACACTTTTCAGCACATCAGAGAAATAACTACTCTCTCTATTGCTCCTTCCAACATTTCTGAAAGTCTGAACTTAGAAAATGGGGCAAGTTGGTCTTTATGTTGTGCTGCTGTACTTGACGCTACAAGGCCTTTAGATGAACCTCGAGTAAATAAACTATCTAATTTAATAAAGGAGTATTCAATTAAATAG
- a CDS encoding class I SAM-dependent methyltransferase, with protein sequence MVPSEKEHKSIDPIWEEKYSSNLDINRYPWDSIVSWIFRNVDKTKLKELNILEVGCGTANNLWFAAREGFNVYGIDGSESAINYAKKRFSAEDLQGELIVGDITILPFKTNFFDLVIDRAAITCLSEDNAKKCFSEIHRVSKLNGKFFFNPYSDHNSSMSSGIRTNNDLVDDIKSGSVFGAGKIRFYSKKDILSHFEQGWLIEKLHHCVVTDMKSQLSDIQAEWRVSLKKIS encoded by the coding sequence ATGGTTCCTTCAGAAAAAGAACATAAAAGTATCGATCCGATATGGGAAGAGAAGTATAGTTCCAATTTAGATATTAATCGTTATCCATGGGACTCAATTGTTAGTTGGATATTTAGGAATGTAGATAAAACTAAATTAAAAGAATTAAATATTTTAGAAGTTGGATGTGGCACTGCGAATAATTTATGGTTTGCAGCACGAGAAGGATTCAACGTATACGGTATAGATGGTAGTGAATCTGCAATTAATTATGCAAAGAAAAGATTTTCAGCAGAAGACTTGCAAGGAGAGTTAATTGTTGGAGATATCACAATATTACCGTTTAAAACAAATTTCTTTGACTTAGTTATAGATAGAGCTGCTATTACATGTCTAAGTGAAGATAATGCAAAGAAATGTTTCTCAGAAATTCACCGTGTAAGTAAATTAAATGGCAAGTTCTTTTTTAACCCATATAGTGACCATAACAGTTCTATGTCATCAGGTATTAGAACAAATAATGATTTGGTAGATGACATCAAATCCGGAAGTGTTTTTGGAGCTGGAAAGATACGTTTTTACAGTAAAAAAGATATTCTTTCACATTTTGAACAAGGCTGGTTGATAGAAAAACTTCATCATTGTGTGGTAACAGATATGAAATCACAATTATCAGATATACAGGCAGAATGGAGGGTATCTTTGAAGAAGATATCATAA